One window from the genome of Dyadobacter sp. CECT 9275 encodes:
- a CDS encoding bifunctional aldolase/short-chain dehydrogenase, translating to MSSSKTDQYKYVSYLWDDEKAASLGDDQIALLLYRSNLLGADLRLTNYAGGNTSCKTIEKDPLTGKDVEVMWIKGSGGDIGTLTRSGLAGLYQDRLHSLKNIYRGLEFEDEMVELFNHCIYDLKSKAPSIDTPLHGLLPFKHIDHLHPDALIAIAASKEGEAITKELFNGELAWVPWQRPGFDLGLKLEKALADNPGIRGIVLGGHGLFTWGDTAYESYINTLDTIEKASEYLAQNYGKTRPVFGGQKLESEPAERRAEIAAKLAPYLRGLASAKQTMVGHFTDDSRVLEFIGSNDLEKLAPLGTSCPDHFLRTKIRPLVLDLPFEKLEGTVQEILDHIGPQFEAYRVDYQAYYDRCKHDNSPAVRDPNPVIILLPGVGMFSFAKDKQTARVAAEFYINAINVMKGAEAISSYVSLPEQEAFDIEYWLLEEAKLQRMPKEKSVSRKVAIVTGGSGGIGKAIALKFLQEGACVVISDIDEKALAETKAEFDAAFGKDFSETAIANVLDVDQIKGALTKTKLRFGGVDIVVNCAGLSISKPLAETTIKDWDILQDVLVKGQFLVSQEAVAVMRQQGLGGDIINIASKNGLVSGPNNVAYGTAKAAQQHMTRLLAAELGPDKIRVNVVNPDAVIAGSKIWESGWAAGRAKAYDIKIEELPAYYAKRTVLNAEIHTEDIANGVYIFVSGLLSKSTGNVINVDGGVPAAFVR from the coding sequence ATGAGCAGTTCAAAAACAGATCAGTACAAATACGTGAGCTACCTTTGGGACGATGAGAAAGCGGCTTCCCTGGGAGACGATCAGATAGCGCTTCTTTTATACCGTTCCAATTTACTGGGTGCCGACCTGCGCCTGACCAACTACGCAGGCGGTAATACCAGCTGCAAGACCATTGAGAAGGATCCCCTTACCGGCAAAGATGTAGAGGTAATGTGGATCAAAGGGTCTGGCGGTGATATCGGAACACTTACCAGAAGCGGGCTCGCCGGGTTGTACCAGGATCGTTTGCATAGCCTGAAAAATATATACAGAGGCCTGGAATTTGAAGATGAAATGGTAGAGCTTTTCAACCATTGTATCTATGATCTGAAATCCAAGGCACCATCTATTGATACACCTTTACATGGTTTATTGCCATTCAAACATATAGACCACCTTCATCCCGATGCCCTTATTGCCATTGCGGCGTCCAAAGAAGGAGAGGCCATCACCAAAGAACTCTTTAACGGAGAACTGGCGTGGGTACCCTGGCAGCGCCCCGGTTTTGACCTGGGTCTGAAACTGGAGAAAGCATTGGCCGACAACCCTGGGATTCGTGGTATCGTGCTGGGAGGCCATGGTTTGTTCACCTGGGGAGATACTGCGTACGAGTCTTATATCAATACGCTGGATACGATTGAAAAGGCATCCGAGTATCTGGCTCAAAACTATGGTAAAACCCGTCCGGTATTCGGAGGGCAAAAGCTGGAAAGCGAGCCGGCCGAGCGCCGTGCGGAAATAGCCGCAAAATTGGCTCCCTACCTGCGTGGGCTTGCTTCTGCCAAACAAACCATGGTGGGGCATTTTACGGATGACAGCCGGGTATTGGAATTCATCGGGAGCAACGATCTGGAAAAACTGGCGCCACTTGGAACCAGCTGCCCCGACCATTTTCTCAGAACCAAGATCCGTCCGTTGGTATTGGATCTGCCGTTTGAGAAGCTGGAAGGAACTGTTCAGGAAATTCTGGACCATATCGGTCCTCAGTTTGAAGCCTACCGAGTGGACTATCAGGCCTATTACGACAGGTGCAAACATGATAACAGTCCGGCCGTTCGTGACCCCAATCCTGTCATTATTCTTCTTCCGGGCGTAGGGATGTTCTCTTTTGCCAAAGACAAACAAACCGCACGGGTAGCTGCTGAGTTTTATATCAATGCCATTAATGTGATGAAGGGCGCTGAGGCGATATCTTCCTACGTATCCCTACCTGAGCAGGAAGCTTTTGATATAGAGTACTGGCTTTTGGAAGAAGCAAAACTGCAGCGTATGCCGAAGGAAAAATCGGTATCCAGAAAAGTTGCCATTGTGACCGGAGGATCAGGAGGTATTGGAAAAGCTATCGCACTGAAGTTCCTTCAGGAAGGTGCGTGCGTTGTGATTTCTGATATTGATGAAAAAGCGCTTGCCGAAACAAAGGCTGAATTTGATGCTGCATTTGGAAAAGATTTTTCTGAAACTGCAATAGCTAACGTGCTGGATGTTGATCAGATCAAGGGTGCTTTGACCAAAACGAAACTCCGTTTTGGCGGCGTGGATATTGTTGTGAACTGCGCAGGACTTTCGATATCAAAACCTTTGGCAGAAACAACGATCAAAGATTGGGACATTCTGCAGGATGTATTGGTAAAAGGCCAGTTCCTGGTATCTCAGGAAGCGGTTGCAGTGATGCGTCAGCAAGGCCTTGGAGGTGATATTATTAATATTGCAAGTAAGAACGGACTGGTCTCCGGGCCTAATAATGTTGCTTACGGAACTGCAAAAGCTGCCCAGCAGCATATGACCAGGCTGCTTGCCGCAGAACTTGGACCGGATAAGATCCGGGTGAACGTGGTAAACCCCGACGCCGTTATTGCAGGTAGTAAAATCTGGGAAAGCGGATGGGCTGCCGGTCGTGCAAAAGCGTATGATATCAAAATCGAAGAATTGCCTGCTTATTATGCCAAACGTACAGTACTGAACGCTGAAATTCATACAGAAGATATCGCCAATGGTGTTTACATTTTTGTAAGCGGTCTGCTGAGCAAAAGTACCGGAAATGTGATTAACGTGGATGGAGGTGTACCAGCGGCATTCGTAAGGTAA
- a CDS encoding prolyl oligopeptidase family serine peptidase: protein MKTYFRIMTLITATLSGFQGNAQKISYPASKLIEQQENYHGTKVGDPYRWLEDDRSAETEAWVKAQNKVTFEYLDQIPYRSRIFTDLEKAYNYPKYSAPKKKGDYFYFYKNDGLQNQAVLYRQLGEKGTAEVVMDPNKLSPDGTTRLVVFALSKNGSYAVCGFSKGGSDWQEYQVMHMKTLQMLPDKLEWVKVSGAAWQGDGFYYSRYPQPDGSALAAKNENHQVFYHKVGTSQQDDQLIFEDAANPQRFHTVSTTEDELYAALYVSDRGKGKDGNGLWLMKKGESKFWPVKEEITDFSFGLIENTETGFLIETNEDAPNSKVLFYKSSDKSWETFIPEKEEPLQGVGTAGGKLFASYSKDVATHTYVYDLTGKQEKEVALPGLGYASGFGGDREDTFVFYTYTSFNYPPTIFRYDIASGKSAVFRAPELSFNPADYETRQVFYPSKDGTRIPAFITFKKGLKQDGSNPTILYGYGGFNVSLTPSFSPTRIPFLNQGGVFVQANLRGGGEYGEKWHEMGMKEKKQNVFDDFIAAAEYLVKEQYTSAEKLAIQGGSNGGLLVGTVMNQRPELFKVAFPAVGVMDMLRFHKFTIGWNWIADYGSSDNPEEFKFLYAYSPLHNIRPGGKYPATMITTADHDDRVVPAHSFKYAAELQAKAGASSTNPLLIRIDTNSGHGASNTKKALETQADIYAFMFWNMGLVWK from the coding sequence ATGAAAACTTACTTTAGAATAATGACTTTAATTACAGCAACATTATCAGGTTTTCAGGGCAATGCACAAAAGATAAGTTACCCTGCATCCAAACTGATTGAACAGCAGGAGAATTATCACGGAACGAAGGTCGGCGATCCCTACCGCTGGCTGGAAGACGACCGCTCGGCCGAGACAGAGGCTTGGGTAAAAGCCCAGAATAAAGTCACATTTGAATACCTTGATCAGATACCTTACCGGTCCCGGATATTTACTGATTTGGAAAAGGCTTATAACTACCCCAAATATTCGGCACCGAAAAAGAAGGGAGATTACTTTTATTTTTACAAAAATGATGGTTTACAGAATCAGGCAGTACTTTATCGGCAGCTAGGAGAAAAAGGCACGGCGGAAGTAGTCATGGATCCGAATAAATTGTCCCCCGATGGCACCACCAGGCTAGTCGTTTTTGCTTTGTCCAAGAACGGATCCTATGCCGTCTGTGGTTTTTCAAAAGGAGGTTCCGACTGGCAGGAGTACCAGGTGATGCACATGAAGACTTTACAAATGCTGCCGGATAAGCTCGAGTGGGTCAAGGTTTCGGGTGCCGCCTGGCAGGGAGACGGTTTTTATTACAGCAGGTACCCTCAACCCGATGGAAGTGCACTAGCAGCTAAGAATGAGAATCACCAGGTTTTTTATCATAAAGTAGGTACATCCCAGCAGGATGACCAACTGATATTTGAGGACGCTGCCAACCCGCAGCGCTTTCATACGGTTAGTACCACCGAAGACGAACTGTATGCAGCACTGTATGTGAGTGATCGCGGAAAGGGCAAGGATGGGAACGGGCTTTGGCTTATGAAAAAGGGCGAAAGCAAGTTTTGGCCGGTGAAGGAAGAAATTACGGATTTTAGCTTTGGGCTCATTGAAAATACCGAAACAGGATTTTTAATTGAAACCAACGAGGATGCGCCCAATAGCAAGGTGCTGTTTTATAAATCTTCGGATAAGAGCTGGGAAACGTTTATTCCTGAAAAAGAAGAGCCGCTTCAGGGGGTAGGTACTGCTGGGGGGAAATTGTTTGCATCTTATTCCAAGGACGTTGCTACGCACACCTACGTTTATGATCTCACGGGTAAGCAGGAAAAGGAAGTGGCGCTGCCCGGCCTAGGTTATGCCAGTGGTTTTGGCGGAGACCGGGAAGATACCTTCGTATTTTATACTTATACTTCATTCAATTATCCGCCGACCATTTTTCGCTATGACATCGCTTCGGGCAAAAGTGCTGTGTTCAGAGCTCCTGAACTTTCATTCAACCCGGCAGATTATGAAACCCGGCAGGTATTCTATCCAAGTAAGGACGGTACCAGAATTCCGGCGTTCATCACCTTTAAAAAGGGGTTAAAACAGGATGGGTCCAATCCGACGATACTCTATGGGTACGGTGGTTTTAATGTGAGCCTTACGCCGTCTTTCAGCCCTACCCGAATTCCGTTTCTGAACCAGGGCGGTGTTTTTGTGCAGGCTAATCTGAGAGGGGGAGGGGAGTATGGTGAAAAGTGGCATGAGATGGGCATGAAAGAGAAGAAGCAAAATGTTTTTGATGATTTTATTGCTGCGGCGGAATATCTGGTCAAAGAGCAATATACCTCTGCGGAAAAGCTGGCTATCCAGGGTGGATCCAACGGAGGGTTGCTGGTGGGGACGGTAATGAATCAGCGGCCAGAGCTCTTCAAAGTGGCTTTTCCGGCAGTTGGAGTAATGGATATGCTAAGATTTCACAAATTTACCATTGGCTGGAACTGGATCGCGGATTACGGCAGCAGTGATAATCCGGAAGAATTTAAGTTTCTGTACGCTTACTCTCCCTTGCATAACATTCGGCCAGGAGGGAAATACCCGGCAACAATGATCACCACTGCAGATCATGACGACAGGGTAGTTCCGGCTCATTCCTTCAAATATGCGGCAGAACTGCAGGCCAAAGCAGGCGCGTCTTCGACCAACCCACTACTGATCCGGATTGATACCAATTCGGGACATGGCGCGAGTAATACCAAAAAGGCACTGGAAACCCAGGCAGACATTTATGCCTTTATGTTCTGGAATATGGGGCTGGTCTGGAAGTGA